From a single Solanum dulcamara chromosome 4, daSolDulc1.2, whole genome shotgun sequence genomic region:
- the LOC129885995 gene encoding endoglucanase 25-like, translating to MYGRDPWGGPLEIHTADSATDDDRSRNLQDFDRAALSRSLDETQQSWLLGPTEQKKKKYVDLGCIIVSRKIFKWTVGCIIAAAVLAGFIIMIVKLAPRHKNHNPPPDNYTLALRKALMFFNAQKSGKLPKHNNVSWRGNSCLQDGKSDDSTMFKNLVGGYYDAGDAIKFNFPQSFALTMLSWSVIEYSAKYEAAGELAHVKDTIKWGTDYLLKTFNSSADTIDRIAAQVGKGDTSGGPEPNDHYCWVRPEDIDYARPVTECHGCSDLAAEMAAALASASIVFKDNKAYSQKLVHGARTLFKFSRDQRGRYSVGNDAETFYNSTGYWDEFIWGAAWLYYATGNSSYLQLATTPGIVRHAGAFWGGPDYGVLSWDNKLTGAQVLLSRMRLFLSPGYPYEEILRTFHNQTSIIMCSYLPIFTSFNRTKGGLIQLNHGRPQPLQYVVNAAFLATLFSDYLAAADTPGWYCGPNFYSTDVLRKFAETQIDYILGKNPRKMSYVVGFGNHYPKRVHHRGASIPKNKVKYNCKGGWKYRDSSKANPNTIVGAMVAGPDKHDGFHDVRSNYNYTEPTLAGNAGLVAALVALSGDRDVGVDKNTLFSAVPPMFPTPPPPPAPWKP from the exons ATGTACGGTAGGGATCCATGGGGTGGACCGTTGGAGATCCACACCGCTGATTCAGCTACAGACGATGACAGGAGCAGGAACTTGCAAGATTTCGATAGGGCGGCGCTGTCCAGGTCACTGGATGAGACACAGCAGAGTTGGCTGTTGGGTCCAACGgagcagaagaagaagaagtatgTGGATCTTGGTTGTATTATTGTGAGTAGGAAGATTTTTAAGTGGACTGTGGGGTGTATTATTGCAGCTGCGGTTTTAGCTGGATTCATCATCATGATTGTTAAGCTTGCACCTAGACACAAAAACCACAATCCTCCACCTGATAATTATACTCTTGCTCTCCGTAAAGCCCTTATGTTCTTCAATGCCCAGAAAT CTGGAAAATTGCCCAAGCACAACAATGTGTCATGGAGGGGGAATTCATGTTTGCAAGATGGCAAGTCAGATGATTCAACTATGTTCAAAAATTTGGTTGGGGGGTATTATGATGCAGGAGATGCAATCAAGTTTAATTTCCCTCAGTCATTTGCTCTCACCATGTTGAGTTGGAGTGTGATTGAGTACAGTGCAAAATATGAAGCTGCTGGGGAGCTCGCTCATGTTAAAGATACTATTAAGTGGGGTACTGATTATCTCCTGAAGACCTTCAATTCCTCTGCTGATACCATAGACCGGATTGCTGCACAG GTTGGAAAAGGGGATACCTCCGGAGGGCCTGAGCCCAATGATCACTATTGCTGGGTGCGTCCAGAAGACATTGATTATGCTCGGCCTGTGACTGAATGTCACGGCTGCTCGGACCTTGCTGCAGAGATGGCTGCTGCGCTGGCTTCTGCATCCATTGTTTTTAAGGACAACAAGGCTTACTCACAAAAACTTGTACATGGTGCTAGAACTCTCTTCAAATTTTCTAGAGACCAGCGTGGTAGATACAGTGTCGGCAATGATGCTGAAACTTTCTACAATTCCACCGGCTATTGGGATGAGTTTATATGGGGTGCAGCTTGGCTGTATTATGCAACTGGAAATTCTTCATATCTTCAGCTTGCTACAACTCCTGGTATTGTCAGACATGCTGGTGCTTTCTGGGGAGGTCCTGATTATGGTGTGCTCAGCTGGGATAACAAGCTCACTGGAGCTCAG GTGCTACTGAGCCGTATGAGGCTGTTTCTGAGCCCTGGATATCCttatgaagaaattttaagGACATTTCACAACCAGACTAGCATAATCATGTGCTCCTACTTGCCaatcttcacttcttttaaTCGCACAAAAG GAGGGCTAATCCAATTAAACCATGGAAGGCCTCAGCCTCTCCAGTATGTAGTCAATGCAGCCTTCCTGGCTACCTTGTTTAGTGACTATCTTGCAGCTGCCGACACTCCTGGATGGTACTGTGGACCAAATTTCTACTCCACTGATGTCCTGCGTAAATTCGCGGAGACCCAG ATTGACTACATCCTTGGCAAGAATCCCAGGAAAATGAGTTATGTTGTTGGCTTTGGCAATCACTACCCTAAGCGGGTCCACCACAGAGGGGCATCAATTCCTAAAAACAAGGTCAAGTATAACTGTAAAGGTGGATGGAAATATAGAGATTCATCCAAGGCTAATCCAAATACTATTGTTGGAGCCATGGTTGCTGGACCAGACAAGCATGACGGTTTCCATGATGTCCGTTCTAATTACAATTATACAGAGCCTACTCTTGCTGGAAATGCTGGTTTAGTTGCAGCTCTTGTTGCTCTATCTGGAGATAGAGACGTCGGAGTTGATAAGAACACTTTATTCTCTGCAGTACCACCGATGTTCCCCACTCCACCACCTCCCCCAGCTCCTTGGAAACCATGA